A genomic region of Rhodohalobacter sp. SW132 contains the following coding sequences:
- a CDS encoding 6-bladed beta-propeller translates to MNFFLKIVVLILLQFLISGCSNPDSSEIPEHLGELENLTVYSADAEPAYSIQLKREQNFGDTDEVFIGWLNAVTVDHTGRVYIADGEELDVKVYEPNGNYLGNIGEDGEGPGEFRNIKSLRTISDQVVVLDANRQLIQWFSADSFDLLDSKLMEPGVDDMEAARVADIFIRNDQSMLLQFSRMISRSERISHYSLLDHTGEITASKILEHRDADIFSDNTDGFAFAMVLPFTRKPLVAVSNTSGMYLAWNDDFFVKKYNYNGEYRRAFYYPFENEELIRSEVLGRYNERYRRGIQNADFPETWPALDEMLIDDKNRLWISTIVEDFDIYEWWVLEETGELITKFEWPRNEPIEVVRNGKMYTRETDEETGLQQVVRYRIEME, encoded by the coding sequence ATGAACTTCTTTCTCAAAATAGTTGTCTTAATTCTCCTTCAATTCCTGATCTCCGGTTGTTCAAACCCGGATTCTTCAGAAATACCGGAACATCTCGGGGAACTTGAGAATCTGACCGTATATTCTGCGGATGCTGAACCAGCCTACAGTATACAACTGAAGAGAGAGCAAAATTTTGGCGACACCGACGAAGTTTTCATTGGGTGGTTAAACGCTGTAACTGTAGATCATACCGGCCGGGTATATATAGCCGATGGAGAAGAATTGGATGTCAAAGTATACGAACCGAATGGAAATTACCTGGGAAATATAGGCGAAGATGGAGAAGGCCCCGGGGAGTTCCGCAACATTAAGTCATTAAGAACCATTTCTGACCAGGTTGTAGTCCTGGATGCAAACCGGCAACTGATTCAATGGTTTTCTGCGGATAGTTTTGATCTGCTGGATTCGAAACTGATGGAGCCGGGTGTGGATGATATGGAAGCGGCAAGAGTGGCTGATATTTTTATAAGAAACGATCAATCCATGCTTTTACAGTTCAGCAGAATGATTAGCCGGAGTGAGCGGATCAGTCACTATTCTTTGCTGGATCATACCGGTGAAATTACTGCTTCTAAAATCCTGGAGCACCGGGATGCTGATATTTTTTCAGATAATACAGATGGGTTTGCCTTCGCAATGGTGCTGCCATTTACCCGGAAACCACTCGTGGCGGTATCAAATACGAGCGGAATGTATTTGGCATGGAATGATGATTTTTTTGTAAAAAAATATAATTACAATGGTGAGTATAGACGGGCATTTTATTATCCTTTTGAAAATGAGGAACTGATTCGCAGCGAGGTACTTGGCAGGTACAACGAACGCTATCGGCGGGGCATACAAAATGCCGATTTTCCTGAAACCTGGCCGGCGCTGGATGAGATGCTCATTGACGATAAAAATCGCCTGTGGATCTCAACTATTGTTGAGGATTTTGATATCTACGAATGGTGGGTTTTAGAAGAAACCGGAGAACTCATCACCAAATTCGAATGGCCCCGGAATGAACCGATTGAGGTTGTCCGAAACGGCAAGATGTACACCCGCGAAACCGATGAAGAAACAGGACTGCAACAGGTGGTGCGGTACAGGATTGAGATGGAATAA
- a CDS encoding 6-bladed beta-propeller, with amino-acid sequence MMYCRYILFALLVLFISCSSEPENDPAVDGAPPDLQNVIVIEKNSSPESTITFIRDLVIDDSDATGSWYHSTSGGFAFGGSDFFAGLEVDDTGKIYVGDNYEKVIHVFDSTGAYLRRLGGEGRGPGEFEGIFDIKIHSDQLFAFDYFQFRSTFFSLDSLDVIDVRNVYTNRAPDREELRGLPSRPVSLISDDLFIVRYKDEMKNANYGTEHYNLDQELLVRYYVVDREGKIRSEMIDELKDMENITAVVDGNHLFNLSPVPFLQQPMISISNEGTIFTANSEDPLVKLHNKNGDYIRAFYIPMEKKSIDREEIIDLIAQDDEINTNLLLHAELPEKWPALSDIVTDDENRLWVATIPKSEELIHEWWVLQDTGELIATFKWPGNRSIEKIKNDYVYARETMETTGQQRVVRYRIEME; translated from the coding sequence ATGATGTACTGCAGATATATACTTTTTGCGTTACTGGTTCTATTCATTTCGTGCTCTTCAGAGCCGGAAAATGATCCCGCTGTGGACGGTGCTCCACCAGATCTTCAAAATGTAATTGTTATAGAAAAAAACAGTTCACCGGAGTCAACCATCACATTCATTCGTGACTTAGTGATAGATGACAGTGATGCTACTGGTTCCTGGTACCATAGCACGAGTGGCGGATTTGCATTTGGAGGGTCCGATTTTTTCGCAGGGCTTGAGGTTGATGATACCGGCAAAATATATGTTGGGGATAACTACGAAAAAGTGATCCATGTTTTTGATTCTACCGGTGCATATCTGCGAAGATTAGGTGGTGAAGGCCGTGGGCCGGGTGAATTTGAGGGTATTTTTGATATTAAAATACATTCCGATCAACTCTTCGCATTCGACTATTTTCAATTTCGATCTACTTTTTTTTCTCTTGATTCCCTCGATGTAATTGATGTCCGGAATGTATATACAAATCGTGCGCCTGATCGTGAAGAGTTAAGGGGGTTGCCATCTCGTCCTGTTTCCCTGATTTCAGATGATTTATTCATAGTGAGATATAAGGATGAGATGAAAAATGCCAACTACGGGACAGAACATTATAATTTAGATCAAGAGTTACTTGTCAGGTACTACGTTGTGGATCGGGAGGGGAAAATCAGATCCGAAATGATAGATGAATTGAAAGATATGGAAAATATAACAGCCGTTGTTGATGGCAACCACTTATTCAACCTTAGTCCTGTTCCGTTTCTGCAACAGCCTATGATCTCTATTTCTAATGAAGGAACTATTTTTACAGCCAATAGCGAAGATCCATTAGTTAAATTGCATAATAAGAATGGGGATTATATCAGGGCTTTTTATATCCCAATGGAAAAAAAGTCAATAGACCGGGAAGAGATTATCGACTTGATTGCACAAGATGATGAAATAAATACAAATTTATTGCTACATGCAGAGCTCCCCGAAAAATGGCCTGCATTGAGTGATATAGTGACTGATGATGAAAACCGGCTGTGGGTAGCTACAATTCCTAAAAGTGAAGAGTTGATACATGAATGGTGGGTATTGCAAGATACCGGAGAACTCATTGCAACATTCAAGTGGCCGGGAAACCGATCTATAGAAAAAATAAAAAATGACTATGTATATGCACGTGAAACAATGGAAACAACAGGTCAGCAGCGGGTGGTGCGATACCGGATTGAGATGGAATAG
- a CDS encoding type II toxin-antitoxin system Phd/YefM family antitoxin yields MKTELVTTLKRQATKLLKELREEKEPVLITEHGKPSAYLVDVEHFEHIQKRLKLLEGLARGEKAILEDRVVSHADAKKRMARWLE; encoded by the coding sequence ATGAAAACAGAACTTGTTACAACACTTAAACGTCAGGCAACAAAGCTCTTAAAAGAACTCCGAGAGGAAAAAGAACCGGTACTCATCACAGAGCACGGAAAACCTTCTGCTTACCTGGTTGACGTAGAACATTTTGAACACATTCAAAAGAGATTAAAACTGCTGGAAGGCCTGGCCCGGGGTGAAAAAGCCATTCTTGAAGATCGGGTTGTATCGCACGCTGATGCCAAAAAGCGCATGGCGCGATGGCTCGAATAG
- a CDS encoding type II toxin-antitoxin system RelE/ParE family toxin, which yields MARIVWTEPALQELDEIADYISLDNSIAAKKLVREVFKRVDHLAHHPKSGKLVEEFEATIYREIVNPPCRIFYRLAGKIVYIIHVIREEQFLHIDILKSR from the coding sequence ATGGCTCGAATAGTCTGGACCGAACCTGCTTTACAGGAGCTGGATGAAATTGCCGATTATATTTCATTAGATAATTCAATTGCAGCAAAAAAGTTGGTTCGCGAAGTTTTCAAACGGGTTGATCATTTAGCTCATCATCCCAAAAGCGGTAAGCTTGTGGAAGAATTTGAAGCAACGATTTATAGAGAAATCGTAAACCCACCTTGCAGAATTTTTTATCGGCTGGCAGGTAAAATTGTCTACATTATCCATGTGATCAGGGAAGAACAGTTTCTTCACATAGATATTTTAAAGTCGCGATAA
- a CDS encoding efflux RND transporter periplasmic adaptor subunit, with product MTKGKVAVILLLLAGAATWWAANYYSSSGEVLPPLHTEQVGHGDVSQRVVAYGRLEPVQKVTVGSQVSGIVDQIFVDFNSVVERGQVIAQIDPSTFEAEVSSAQAELESAEAGLDLARTRWERVQELRERQFISPSEVEEASSTLRQAEAQVEVRRHALQRAQRELDRCTIKSPTDGIVISREVDVGQTVAASLSAPILFELAASLDRMLIHASVSEADIGNVLEGQRATFRVDAHRDRNFEGEVIQVRNSPMMEDNVVHYETIIAVDNSEQLLKPGMTTEVEIITEEKQDVMRVRNTALRARLPDNLRPADPDEAFDDGRTVYRLQNGELVAHSVRTGLTDGVYTEILEGVSPGDTLAVGLSLRSEQNGNDRSFMTGSQAQY from the coding sequence ATGACAAAAGGAAAAGTTGCGGTTATTCTTCTTTTACTGGCCGGCGCTGCCACCTGGTGGGCTGCCAACTACTACTCATCTTCCGGGGAGGTCCTTCCTCCGCTTCACACCGAACAGGTTGGCCACGGGGACGTTTCCCAGCGTGTGGTAGCCTACGGACGGCTGGAGCCGGTGCAGAAAGTCACTGTGGGAAGCCAGGTTTCCGGCATCGTGGATCAAATTTTTGTGGATTTTAACAGCGTGGTAGAGCGCGGACAGGTGATCGCCCAGATCGATCCCTCTACCTTTGAGGCGGAAGTAAGTTCGGCTCAGGCTGAACTGGAATCGGCTGAAGCGGGACTCGACCTGGCACGGACACGCTGGGAGCGGGTTCAGGAACTCCGTGAACGTCAGTTTATCTCCCCATCTGAGGTGGAGGAAGCCAGCTCCACCCTTCGCCAGGCGGAAGCTCAGGTAGAAGTCCGGCGCCACGCCCTGCAGCGCGCCCAGCGGGAACTGGATCGATGTACCATCAAATCTCCCACTGACGGAATTGTCATCTCCCGCGAAGTGGATGTGGGTCAAACCGTAGCCGCAAGCCTCAGTGCCCCGATTCTGTTTGAACTGGCCGCAAGCCTGGACCGGATGCTCATTCACGCAAGCGTTTCTGAAGCTGACATCGGGAACGTCCTGGAAGGCCAGCGGGCTACTTTTCGGGTAGATGCACACAGAGATCGAAATTTTGAGGGTGAAGTGATCCAGGTGCGAAACTCTCCGATGATGGAAGATAATGTGGTCCATTACGAAACAATCATCGCCGTGGATAACAGCGAGCAGCTCCTGAAGCCCGGTATGACGACCGAAGTGGAGATCATTACCGAAGAAAAACAGGATGTGATGAGAGTCCGAAACACAGCACTGCGCGCACGTTTGCCGGATAATCTACGTCCCGCTGATCCTGATGAAGCCTTTGATGATGGCCGAACAGTCTACAGGCTTCAGAACGGAGAACTGGTGGCTCATTCCGTACGAACCGGGCTGACAGATGGCGTCTACACCGAAATTCTTGAAGGGGTCTCCCCCGGCGATACCCTCGCCGTCGGACTCTCCCTGCGAAGCGAGCAGAATGGCAACGACCGAAGTTTCATGACCGGCAGCCAGGCTCAATATTGA
- a CDS encoding ABC transporter ATP-binding protein → MAIVELSNIRRVYKTGAVAVEALRGIDLSIEKGEFVSIMGSSGSGKSTLMNILGCLDKPTDGTYLLDGRDVSTYAKSDLAKLRNQTLGFVFQAFHLLPRTSALENVELPLLYKEDELSWKEIHNRSKKALESVGLGDRLDHTPNELSGGQKQRVAIARALVTEPNILLADEPTGNLDSRTSLEIINTMQRLNKEGLTILMVTHEPDIAKFTRRIVTLRDGVILNDRPNEPSDAATAIENWQDEKEIETITEQMS, encoded by the coding sequence ATGGCCATTGTAGAACTCAGTAACATCCGGCGCGTGTACAAAACCGGCGCAGTGGCCGTTGAAGCGCTGCGCGGCATTGATCTCAGTATTGAGAAGGGGGAATTTGTCTCCATCATGGGTTCCAGCGGATCGGGTAAATCCACGCTGATGAACATCCTGGGATGCCTGGACAAACCTACCGATGGCACCTACCTGCTTGATGGACGGGATGTATCAACCTACGCAAAATCGGATCTTGCCAAACTGAGGAACCAAACCCTTGGATTTGTCTTTCAGGCGTTTCATCTGCTGCCGCGGACTTCTGCACTTGAAAATGTGGAGCTTCCCCTGCTCTATAAAGAGGATGAACTGAGCTGGAAAGAGATCCATAACCGGTCAAAAAAAGCGCTGGAATCTGTCGGTTTGGGGGATCGGCTGGATCACACCCCAAATGAGCTCTCCGGCGGACAAAAGCAGCGTGTGGCAATTGCCAGGGCGCTGGTCACCGAGCCGAACATTCTACTGGCCGATGAGCCGACCGGTAACCTCGACAGCCGCACCAGCCTGGAAATCATCAACACCATGCAGCGGCTCAACAAGGAAGGCCTCACGATTCTGATGGTGACTCACGAACCGGACATCGCTAAGTTTACGAGGCGTATTGTTACATTGCGGGACGGAGTAATCCTGAACGACCGTCCGAACGAACCGAGCGATGCCGCAACGGCAATTGAAAACTGGCAGGATGAAAAAGAGATTGAAACCATAACGGAGCAAATGTCATGA
- a CDS encoding ABC transporter permease — translation MKWTAVPYVAGKALKRNLMRTLLTALGIVIGVAAVITMVGLGQGAKSEVEEQVNRLGQNVVLVFPGARQLGGVSIGGGSANTLTTEDARALREEIPEVVAASPEVRSQRVLVYGNQNWHTRIYGQTADYLQIRQWPIESGRMFTEEEVERASLVAVVGQTVVDELFEGADPIGETVRVRGLPITIVGVLSQKGMSLMGSVQDDIMIIPYTTAFQRVSGRSHAMVINVQVYDDDSMDIARAKIEDLLRERHNLAPYQENDFTIQTQEEVAEAATETSRVMTWLLASIAGISLFVGGIGIMNVMLVSVTERTREVGLRLAVGARAPDVMLQFLIESIILCLLGGIGGIILGLISTEVIANYAGWPAFFSTQAMIIAVSVSAAVGLFFGFYPAWKASRLDPIVALRSE, via the coding sequence ATGAAATGGACAGCCGTACCCTATGTTGCCGGAAAGGCACTGAAACGCAACCTGATGCGCACCCTTCTTACCGCTCTCGGTATTGTGATCGGTGTGGCAGCGGTGATTACCATGGTCGGACTGGGACAGGGCGCCAAATCGGAAGTTGAGGAGCAGGTTAACCGTCTGGGCCAGAATGTGGTGCTGGTCTTTCCCGGTGCGCGTCAGCTTGGCGGTGTAAGCATCGGCGGGGGAAGTGCAAACACGCTCACTACTGAGGATGCCCGTGCCCTCCGTGAAGAGATCCCTGAAGTGGTTGCGGCAAGTCCGGAAGTTCGATCTCAGAGAGTTCTTGTTTACGGAAACCAAAACTGGCACACCCGGATTTACGGACAGACGGCCGATTATCTGCAGATCCGGCAGTGGCCGATTGAAAGCGGACGGATGTTTACCGAAGAAGAAGTGGAACGCGCCTCACTGGTCGCCGTTGTAGGACAAACCGTGGTTGATGAACTTTTTGAAGGTGCCGATCCTATTGGTGAAACGGTTCGTGTCCGCGGCCTTCCGATCACCATTGTGGGTGTACTTTCGCAGAAAGGGATGTCGCTGATGGGTTCCGTACAGGATGATATCATGATTATACCCTACACCACCGCGTTTCAGCGAGTTTCAGGCCGTTCTCACGCCATGGTGATTAATGTGCAGGTATACGATGACGACTCGATGGATATTGCACGGGCCAAAATTGAAGACCTGCTGCGTGAACGCCATAACCTGGCTCCGTACCAGGAGAACGACTTCACCATTCAAACCCAGGAAGAAGTGGCCGAAGCGGCTACCGAAACCTCACGGGTGATGACCTGGCTGCTCGCCTCCATCGCCGGAATTTCCCTGTTTGTTGGCGGAATTGGCATTATGAACGTGATGCTGGTGAGCGTTACCGAACGAACGCGTGAAGTGGGCTTGCGGCTGGCCGTTGGCGCCCGGGCACCCGATGTAATGCTCCAGTTTTTAATTGAATCGATCATCCTTTGTTTGCTTGGCGGAATTGGCGGGATCATACTTGGCCTGATTTCAACAGAAGTGATTGCAAACTATGCCGGCTGGCCCGCATTCTTTTCCACACAGGCGATGATTATTGCCGTGAGCGTTTCGGCGGCAGTTGGACTCTTTTTCGGATTCTACCCCGCCTGGAAAGCCTCACGCCTGGATCCGATTGTGGCCTTGAGATCTGAGTAG
- a CDS encoding protein-disulfide reductase DsbD has protein sequence MNQRISSFLFLLLFLLPLHLSAQQSGASSADKVDPEVKHSQNVIPAGSSAEVAVLLNLEETWHVNSNQPSQDFLIGTQLMITDTEHLTATAFRYPPSKEYTFDFSPEPVDVYEGEAPILFTVYASEDIEPGSYELEGTLRVQACDNEVCLAPITLDITIPIEISAAGTGYQPLNAEFFDGVESARGSITDALTARGGSEIAALFDSLGLFWAFAGIFLIGLALNLTPCVYPMLSVTVSLFGSRKEEESKLGSSFFMAFVYVMGIVFMYSVLGVAAAFTGALFGSWLQSPIVLAGIGILIFALALSMFGLYELQPPSSWMQSLSGTQRKTGGVVGHFFSGLVVGVFAAPCIGPPIIALLAFVGSQGDPLFGFTIFFVMAFGLGFPYLILGTFSGLLSKMPKSGTWMVWVKKVFGVVLVGVALFYLALAFFPAYSFHVIVATVLIGGIYLGFLESSGRGVKTFTRIKWGFGAASLILGAMLFLNLQKDGIEWEPYSDEAFNDAIENNQPIMMDFYADWCIPCLELERSTFTDGEVIEATEEFRRFKVDMTQYESEESRELRDRFEVAGVPTIVFIGPDGEEITDARVVGFLRADRFMERVDMLRAVSDDEMAVAE, from the coding sequence ATGAACCAAAGGATATCATCATTCCTGTTTCTCTTGCTGTTTTTGCTGCCACTTCATCTGTCGGCACAGCAGTCCGGTGCATCCAGTGCCGATAAGGTAGATCCTGAAGTGAAACACTCACAAAACGTTATCCCGGCCGGGAGTTCAGCCGAGGTTGCCGTGCTGCTGAATCTCGAAGAAACCTGGCACGTCAACTCCAATCAGCCGTCTCAGGATTTCCTGATTGGCACCCAGCTGATGATTACCGATACGGAGCATCTCACCGCCACCGCGTTCCGCTATCCGCCATCCAAAGAGTATACGTTCGATTTTTCACCGGAACCGGTGGATGTATATGAAGGTGAAGCCCCGATTCTGTTTACGGTTTATGCATCAGAAGATATTGAACCGGGCAGCTATGAGCTGGAAGGCACACTTCGCGTTCAGGCGTGTGATAATGAAGTCTGCCTGGCCCCCATCACGCTTGATATCACTATTCCGATTGAAATTTCAGCGGCAGGGACAGGCTATCAGCCGCTGAATGCAGAATTTTTTGATGGAGTAGAATCCGCGCGCGGTTCAATCACCGATGCCCTCACCGCACGAGGCGGCAGTGAAATAGCCGCACTCTTTGACTCTCTGGGTCTGTTCTGGGCGTTCGCCGGGATTTTTCTGATCGGACTCGCGCTCAATCTCACGCCGTGTGTCTACCCGATGCTCTCCGTTACGGTATCCCTTTTCGGTAGCCGAAAAGAGGAAGAGAGCAAACTGGGCAGCTCCTTTTTTATGGCGTTTGTTTATGTGATGGGAATCGTGTTCATGTACAGCGTTCTCGGAGTTGCCGCGGCGTTTACCGGAGCTCTTTTTGGTAGCTGGCTGCAAAGCCCGATCGTTCTGGCAGGAATCGGTATTTTGATTTTTGCCCTTGCTCTCAGCATGTTCGGATTATATGAACTTCAGCCTCCCTCCTCCTGGATGCAGTCGCTCAGCGGAACCCAGCGTAAAACAGGTGGTGTAGTAGGCCACTTTTTCTCCGGTCTGGTCGTAGGTGTTTTTGCAGCTCCCTGTATCGGGCCTCCGATTATCGCACTCCTTGCTTTTGTGGGCTCACAGGGCGATCCGCTTTTTGGATTTACCATCTTTTTTGTGATGGCGTTCGGGCTCGGTTTCCCCTACCTGATCCTGGGAACATTCAGCGGCCTGCTTTCCAAAATGCCGAAATCGGGAACCTGGATGGTCTGGGTCAAAAAAGTATTCGGTGTGGTTCTGGTTGGAGTGGCACTCTTCTATCTTGCACTCGCCTTTTTCCCCGCCTACTCATTCCACGTAATTGTAGCAACAGTACTTATCGGCGGAATTTACCTCGGTTTTCTGGAATCTTCCGGGCGCGGTGTCAAAACCTTTACCCGCATCAAGTGGGGATTCGGCGCGGCATCCCTCATTCTGGGGGCTATGCTCTTTTTAAATCTGCAGAAAGACGGAATTGAGTGGGAGCCATACAGTGATGAGGCGTTTAACGATGCGATAGAGAACAATCAGCCCATTATGATGGATTTTTACGCTGATTGGTGCATCCCCTGCCTGGAACTGGAGCGATCCACCTTCACGGATGGCGAGGTGATTGAAGCTACAGAAGAGTTCAGACGCTTTAAAGTAGATATGACCCAGTACGAATCGGAAGAATCCCGTGAACTTCGCGATCGATTTGAAGTTGCCGGAGTTCCAACCATTGTGTTCATCGGCCCGGATGGCGAAGAGATTACCGATGCCCGGGTGGTTGGCTTTCTGCGCGCTGACCGATTCATGGAGCGTGTAGATATGCTTCGTGCCGTTTCGGATGATGAGATGGCGGTTGCAGAGTAG